The Taeniopygia guttata chromosome 31, bTaeGut7.mat, whole genome shotgun sequence genomic sequence gccaaaaagaaatgaagaatgaatagtggagatccaggcgttcctgcggagatccaggggttcagctgggactatggggagtttgggtccttgccaattggatgtgtgtccccagctgcaatctcctggcctgcagggcagtctcactcacctgccaaagcagaaagctcaggcactgtgctccaacgggctcgtctgatgcaaagctgtcagagcaatgtgagggcagagccagcccagctgtgcccggggcagagcccagcagagccctggcagagcccagagcagcctcagcacccccagagcctggctgcaaggagagaaaccagaaagcgccgtcagctgaaggctgctgtccccttgtcccagctgcccacagagcccaggccatgctggccgtgcccagagctgtgcccagagctgcccatcactgctgcctttgggagcagagcaggagggcaggacattcccagcctgcagccagccatggcacatccagcccctcagcagctgcccagagcaggagcctccttgtgcttgttgctgtctccccaaagctctgatcccaccatgccaagcagacggggactcacctcacgccatcctccgctgggagaaaagctggtcccaaacgatgtcctcagccttctccaagggcacggcccatccacgctgcagctgctcccaggcacttcccaatcccgactggaccttacatagaacgtttcctctagaaaaacaaacaacaaactattgaaaagagattagagactAAGGGGAAACAAGATAAaaactcttatctctgtcagaggtctggggaaggcccaacccctacatgctagggaaaatcccacccatgggggagagaaggccacactttctctcttccctcctgcactgccccccaaaataacggtgatcccaaagcaaacaagggcagtggagcagcccaagcccttccttgcccgcaaagcaaagcagcccctgcacaggctctgcagttccacctctgctcccgccatgggggtttctctgagccgggctggctgccccagccccagccccagcctcagcccaggccatgctgggtactgggggctgttggcagggccaggagccaactcccatcttgtatccaccccagcccatgcccccagccctgccaaaaagcagctgggcagccgactgaagttgcatctgcctcagcaaagggagaaacttttgttcccagccagtctgagcaatgcccaaatctgggagcatttccccggctgtggactcatctgcgaattcgctgtggagcctggctttgaagacggtgccacaagtccatcatcttcagctgccagtggccaggttgaggaagaggttgtcatccttgatgtcatcctcgctgtctccagcagcagcagcagccccacctggtacagcttctccaaggactccttctccttccctgggggtcagaccaggctgtcagggttctgcccagggccccagctgtcagggaagcaggacaagcaaaaccagctcggatggcagccaccagtgctgggcagagcagctcagctgcagcacaagggctgagtgttcccacccaacaatcccagtgcattgatacaggcagggaaaaaagtctgggtttccttgcttctgattgccagggcatgtgtggacctgtaacttaccagggccctggagcaaagtgtgcatgtggctctctccctttttctatggcaggtgaatatcctgtatccaaggatcacagaacaggtcttctaatgaaggtctgtccaagaagtgcatggataaacaccacctgataagatcttggcactctgggcagagaaaccagaaaccacgggtcagctagagaaggctcctgtctgctttgccccactcttcccatgcccaggccatgctgcttttgtgttcagagctgtgcctaaactttcccatcaattccctgttctggaggagagcaggagagcaggacatgtggcacctcctcagcggctgccagagcgagatgctcacgagctgctgctgtctcccagcactggtattcccccgtggccagagatgaggatccacctggagagagccgctgtggcagcgagagctgatggtcccagctgatcttccggcccctcctgaaagggtgctgcccacagaccatctggtgcagcaggatgcccagggaccagatcgttgctgcctcgccatggtaccagcccaagtgggtccattctggggggctgtatgacagtgttcctgtggaatacagatggagttcatcagggggatgctgctgcttccagagcctggccccagcatccctgggcgtgcaggggccgccccagtggcacacggggcgactgctgcactctcgccagcacctgggacttgtgtacaaactcagggctggacaagaagccactggtgttggaagagggcagcagaagccccggcaAGGCCTGACCGTGACATGCAAggcaaaaacccactcagggctgggggaaaaatcatctccttatcctccctgcctgcagtgccctaaaaatattatgaagccaaggcaaacaaggtgagtggagcagcccaagcccttcctctcacctgcacaccaaactggctggtgcactggttctggctccctcctctgctacccccacccacgggtgcttttgtcgggctggctgctgctgctccaaccccagccccaggcagagtggtgggcaaaggctgccagcggggctggaagatgcctccccacccagccccgctcaaaagcaactcaggagaaggctcagtaccctgactggcagcaaaagggagaatccccgctgccacacccagcttggcctgtgagatgttgggccatgaggtggcgggaccgggagcacacccctgcccaggctcacctgcaaagtgagtgtaggctgtgtcttgcaggtaggtgccgcagccaaagtcgatcaattttgcctggccagtggccaggtcaaccaggatgttctctggtttgatgtcgcggtgcaggaccccacggctggtgcagtgccgcacggcctccagcacctggcggaacagctgccgtgccacctcttcagacaggaacctccgtgcccgaatgaaatgcaggaggtcctgagaccgctccggccgctccagcaccatcacgatgttgttggggagctcaagccactccagcagctggaccacaccagggaagccagtggacaccttgtccagcagcacgatctccaggggtgcgctggtgccgtcgggctgcgggaggaccacggtgccaccagtgggactgatgtcctgccagggctggggaacccctcagccagcccgggatgctctgcgccctgcgctggccccacgcccgctccccatcgaggggtcctggtggcttcccccatgccgggcctcgcctcatccccgcccggcacggcccggctgttcccgctggccccgctcactcaccagctcgtcccagtgccggacgcggttccgtggcacccttttgatggccacctgcaaaccaaaggcaccaccgggttcagctcgccgcccgccctgccgagccccatcctcctcctccctcctcctcctccgcctcctcctcctcctcctcctcctcctcctgcgcccgccgccggccccgccgctcaccggggcaccgtccgagagccgcgtggctgcgaagacgctgccgaagccgccgcgccccagcagcgaacccactcggtagcgctgctgcagcgcctcctgcgccttccctgcgggcgggacgtggctgtcagcgctcggcccggggccaggagcggcccccgagcgcccctcaaccgcctcgggccggccatccccaggccttcggtctcgggaacgggacacgggaggctcggggccggcggctgcgctgctgagcagcggagctcgggccggggaagccgcagcggaggcggcagcggccgtgccgcgtgtgtcctccgcggggtTCGGGAGaagc encodes the following:
- the LOC140681034 gene encoding serine/threonine-protein kinase pim-1-like, whose translation is MGAPDGTSAPLEIVLLDKVSTGFPGVVQLLEWLELPNNIVMVLERPERSQDLLHFIRARRFLSEEVARQLFRQVLEAVRHCTSRGVLHRDIKPENILVDLATGQAKLIDFGCGTYLQDTAYTHFP